In the genome of Terribacillus sp. FSL K6-0262, one region contains:
- a CDS encoding PIN/TRAM domain-containing protein — protein MLKRIVQLFIIVAGGMIGFLYIPKLMDLVNLTNIGWLDSPIVGLIGGAILLFLLLFWVVDYIVGFIHWVEDSLVKTPAADLFFGSIGLIIGLVVAYLITIPIRGIGFVLVSEVLPLFVTIFLGYIGFQVGFKRRDEFLNMMTLAKKDKKKAADEQEAAEEKVQAIQPKSKLLDTSVIIDGRIADICETNFLEGTIVIPQFVLNELQHIADSSDALKRNRGRRGLDVLNRIQKDMPGVKVEFYEGDFEDIPEVDSKLVKLAKVIDGIVVTNDFNLNKVCEFQNVPVLNINDLANAVKPVVIPGEELTVQVIKDGKEHNQGVAYLDDGTMIVVEEGKNYIGKTIEVLITSVLQTSAGRMIFAKPKLLEKAL, from the coding sequence ATGTTAAAACGAATCGTGCAATTATTCATTATCGTTGCAGGCGGTATGATCGGGTTTCTCTACATCCCCAAATTGATGGATCTAGTGAACCTTACCAACATTGGTTGGCTCGATTCCCCGATTGTCGGGTTGATTGGCGGAGCTATTCTATTATTCTTATTACTGTTCTGGGTGGTCGATTATATTGTCGGCTTCATCCATTGGGTGGAGGACTCACTGGTCAAGACCCCTGCTGCTGACTTGTTCTTTGGAAGCATCGGGCTCATCATCGGATTGGTCGTTGCGTATTTGATCACAATCCCGATCCGCGGTATCGGTTTTGTGCTTGTATCGGAAGTGCTGCCGCTGTTCGTGACAATTTTCCTTGGGTACATCGGTTTTCAGGTCGGCTTCAAGCGCCGGGATGAATTCCTGAATATGATGACACTGGCGAAAAAGGACAAAAAGAAAGCAGCGGATGAACAAGAAGCCGCAGAAGAGAAGGTCCAGGCTATCCAGCCAAAATCGAAACTGCTGGATACAAGTGTCATCATCGATGGACGAATCGCCGATATTTGCGAAACGAATTTCCTTGAGGGCACGATCGTCATTCCGCAATTCGTATTGAACGAGCTCCAGCATATCGCTGACTCATCTGATGCATTGAAGCGAAATCGCGGCCGTCGCGGCCTGGATGTCCTGAACCGCATCCAAAAGGATATGCCAGGTGTGAAAGTGGAATTTTACGAAGGTGATTTTGAAGATATTCCGGAAGTGGATTCCAAGCTGGTAAAATTGGCAAAGGTCATCGATGGCATTGTCGTGACGAATGATTTCAATTTGAATAAAGTTTGTGAATTCCAGAATGTACCGGTGCTGAATATCAATGATTTGGCAAATGCGGTGAAGCCGGTCGTCATTCCGGGTGAGGAATTGACTGTCCAGGTGATCAAGGACGGGAAAGAGCATAATCAAGGCGTGGCTTACTTGGATGACGGTACGATGATCGTTGTCGAGGAAGGGAAGAATTATATCGGCAAGACGATCGAAGTGCTTATTACAAGTGTCTTGCAAACTTCTGCCGGCCGAATGATCTTTGCAAAGCCTAAATTACTTGAAAAAGCATTGTGA
- the radA gene encoding DNA repair protein RadA, with translation MAKRKTKYVCQECGYESAKWMGKCPSCNNWNTFTEEVVSPAGSGAFRHSNTTTAAKPQSITAIHSEKEPRVTTNLPEFNRVLGGGIVAGSLVLIGGDPGIGKSTLLLQVSAQLAEKELPVLYISGEESARQTKLRADRLGVKADQLYVLSETNLQDITRHIEDVKPAFVVVDSIQTVYREEVTSAPGSVSQVRECTSELMRVAKTNGIPIFLVGHVTKEGAIAGPRLLEHMVDAVLYFEGERHHTFRILRSVKNRFGSTNEMGIFEMKEEGLREVTNPSEIFLEERSQGAAGSTVVASMEGTRPVLVEIQALISPTSFGNPRRMATGTDHNRVPLLMAVLEKRVGLMLQNQDAYVKIAGGMRLDEPAIDLAVAASIASSFKDKPTKPDDVLIGEVGLTGEVRRVSRIEQRVQEAAKLGFKRAIVPKKNLDGWTVPASIKVVGVNSVSEALRIVLGED, from the coding sequence TTGGCAAAGAGAAAGACAAAGTATGTTTGTCAGGAATGCGGATATGAATCTGCGAAATGGATGGGCAAATGCCCGAGCTGCAATAATTGGAATACCTTCACGGAGGAAGTGGTTTCACCGGCTGGCAGCGGTGCCTTCCGTCATTCAAATACGACGACAGCTGCAAAGCCGCAATCGATTACGGCCATCCACTCCGAAAAGGAGCCGCGGGTGACGACGAATCTCCCTGAATTCAATAGGGTGCTTGGCGGCGGCATCGTTGCAGGATCGCTTGTGCTTATCGGCGGCGACCCTGGTATCGGTAAATCCACCTTGCTATTGCAAGTCAGTGCACAGCTGGCCGAAAAGGAATTACCTGTTTTGTATATCTCAGGAGAGGAATCGGCACGGCAGACGAAACTGAGGGCCGATCGTCTTGGTGTAAAAGCTGATCAGCTCTATGTTTTATCGGAGACCAATCTGCAGGACATCACGCGGCATATAGAGGATGTGAAGCCGGCATTCGTTGTTGTCGACTCCATCCAGACCGTTTATCGGGAAGAAGTCACCAGCGCGCCTGGAAGTGTTTCGCAGGTGAGGGAATGTACAAGTGAGCTGATGCGGGTTGCCAAAACGAATGGCATTCCGATTTTCCTCGTCGGTCATGTGACGAAAGAAGGCGCAATTGCCGGTCCGAGGCTGCTGGAGCATATGGTGGATGCCGTACTTTATTTTGAAGGGGAACGTCATCATACATTCCGGATACTGCGGAGTGTGAAGAACAGGTTTGGAAGTACAAATGAAATGGGTATCTTCGAGATGAAGGAAGAAGGATTGAGGGAAGTGACGAATCCGTCCGAAATCTTCCTGGAAGAAAGGTCACAAGGCGCAGCAGGATCGACAGTCGTGGCATCGATGGAAGGAACACGGCCGGTCCTGGTCGAGATTCAGGCACTCATCTCCCCTACTAGCTTCGGGAATCCGCGGCGTATGGCTACCGGTACAGATCATAACCGGGTACCGCTGCTGATGGCGGTGCTGGAGAAGCGGGTCGGGCTTATGCTGCAGAACCAGGATGCATATGTCAAGATTGCGGGCGGTATGCGCTTGGACGAGCCTGCCATCGATCTCGCGGTGGCTGCAAGCATCGCATCCAGCTTCAAGGACAAGCCGACCAAACCGGATGATGTCTTGATCGGTGAGGTGGGTTTGACTGGGGAAGTGAGACGCGTATCGCGTATAGAACAGCGTGTCCAGGAAGCGGCCAAGCTCGGCTTCAAGCGAGCAATCGTACCGAAGAAGAACCTGGATGGCTGGACAGTACCAGCAAGTATCAAAGTCGTTGGGGTCAACTCCGTAAGTGAAGCACTCCGGATTGTGTTGGGAGAGGATTGA
- the clpC gene encoding ATP-dependent protease ATP-binding subunit ClpC: protein MMFGRFTERAQKVLALAQEEAVRLGHNNIGTEHILLGLVSEGEGIAAKALTTLGLETERIQEEVEQLIGRGQKITGTPYYTPRAKKVIELSLDEARKLGHSYVGTEHILLGLIREGEGVAARVLNNLGVSLNKARQQVLQLLGSNESSAGKQRGSQSARANTPTLDSLARDLTAIAKEGNIDPVIGREKEIERVIQVLSRRTKNNPVLIGEPGVGKTAVAEGLAQQIINNEIPEILRDKRVMTLDMGTVVAGTKYRGEFEDRLKKVMEEIRQAGNIILFIDELHTLIGAGGAEGAIDASNILKPSLARGELQCIGATTLDEYRKYIEKDAALERRFQPIQVDEPSVEESIQILTGLRDRYEAHHRVTITDDAIRAAAEFSDRYITDRFLPDKAIDLIDEAASKVRLRSYTAPPNLKELEQKLEEVRKEKDAAVQSQEFEKAASLRDTEQRLRDQLDQTKDQWKEKQGQESSEVTVEDIASVVSIWTGVPVAKLTKDESERLLNMEQTLHDRVIGQEEAVVAISKAIRRARAGLKDPKRPIGSFIFLGPTGVGKTELARALADSMFGDEDAMIRIDMSEYMERHSTARLVGSPPGYVGYEEGGQLTEKVRRKPYSVVLLDEVEKAHPEVFNILLQVLEDGRLTDSKGRLVDFRNTILIMTSNVGASELKRSKSLGFTLDSEDQNFKDMKAKVTEELKKAFRPEFLNRIDETIVFHPLEKKHMKDIVTLMADQLKKRLAQQDIEFTLTDAVIEKIADEGFDPEYGARPLRRAIQKNIEDLLSEELLRENIRKGQQVNIDVDKDGKYIVTGK, encoded by the coding sequence ATGATGTTTGGACGCTTCACGGAAAGAGCGCAAAAGGTCCTTGCACTTGCCCAAGAAGAGGCAGTGCGGCTTGGACATAATAATATTGGAACAGAACACATTCTATTGGGCCTGGTGAGCGAAGGCGAAGGAATCGCTGCCAAAGCTCTGACGACACTGGGATTGGAAACAGAACGCATTCAGGAAGAGGTCGAGCAGCTGATCGGGCGCGGCCAGAAAATCACTGGTACACCTTATTACACACCGCGCGCGAAGAAAGTGATCGAGCTTTCCTTGGACGAAGCGAGAAAGCTTGGTCATTCTTACGTGGGTACTGAGCATATCCTTCTCGGATTGATTCGCGAAGGAGAAGGTGTTGCGGCACGTGTGCTGAATAATCTCGGTGTCAGCTTGAACAAAGCGCGTCAGCAAGTGCTTCAGCTTCTTGGCAGTAATGAGTCCTCTGCAGGGAAACAGCGCGGCAGTCAGTCTGCCAGGGCAAATACGCCGACGCTTGACTCCTTGGCGCGCGATCTTACGGCCATTGCCAAAGAAGGCAATATCGATCCGGTCATCGGCCGTGAAAAAGAGATCGAGCGTGTCATTCAAGTCCTTAGCCGCCGTACGAAAAATAATCCTGTCTTGATCGGGGAGCCGGGTGTAGGTAAAACGGCAGTTGCTGAAGGTCTGGCGCAGCAGATCATCAATAATGAAATTCCGGAGATCCTGCGGGATAAACGTGTCATGACGCTTGATATGGGTACAGTCGTGGCGGGTACGAAATACCGCGGGGAATTCGAGGATCGTTTGAAAAAAGTGATGGAGGAGATCCGCCAAGCAGGGAATATCATCCTCTTCATTGATGAACTGCATACACTTATCGGTGCGGGCGGAGCGGAAGGGGCAATCGACGCTTCCAATATCCTGAAACCATCCTTGGCACGCGGGGAGCTGCAGTGCATCGGTGCTACCACTTTGGATGAGTACCGCAAGTATATCGAGAAAGATGCAGCATTGGAACGCCGCTTCCAGCCGATACAAGTCGATGAACCATCCGTGGAGGAATCGATTCAGATCCTCACTGGCTTGCGTGATCGCTATGAAGCCCATCACCGTGTAACCATCACCGACGATGCGATTCGTGCAGCAGCGGAATTCTCCGATCGTTACATTACGGATCGTTTCCTTCCGGATAAAGCGATCGACTTGATTGATGAGGCGGCTTCCAAAGTACGTCTTCGCTCTTACACTGCTCCGCCAAACTTGAAAGAGCTCGAGCAGAAGCTGGAGGAAGTTCGCAAAGAGAAAGATGCAGCCGTACAAAGCCAGGAATTCGAAAAAGCGGCTTCCTTGCGTGATACAGAGCAGCGCCTGCGTGATCAGCTGGATCAGACGAAGGACCAGTGGAAAGAGAAACAAGGTCAGGAAAGCAGTGAAGTCACTGTGGAAGACATCGCTTCCGTTGTTTCCATCTGGACTGGAGTGCCGGTTGCCAAGCTGACAAAGGATGAATCCGAACGCTTGCTCAATATGGAGCAGACATTGCATGACCGCGTCATCGGTCAAGAAGAAGCGGTTGTCGCAATCTCCAAAGCAATTCGCCGGGCGCGTGCAGGTCTCAAGGATCCAAAACGTCCGATTGGTTCCTTCATCTTCCTTGGACCGACAGGAGTCGGAAAAACGGAACTGGCACGTGCATTGGCTGATTCCATGTTCGGTGACGAAGATGCGATGATCCGTATCGATATGTCCGAATACATGGAGCGCCATTCCACAGCACGCCTAGTCGGCTCTCCTCCAGGATATGTAGGATATGAAGAGGGCGGACAGCTCACGGAGAAAGTTCGTCGCAAGCCATATTCCGTCGTCTTGCTTGATGAGGTGGAAAAAGCACATCCAGAGGTCTTCAACATCTTGCTTCAAGTGTTGGAGGACGGACGCCTGACCGATTCCAAAGGTCGTCTGGTCGATTTCCGCAATACGATCCTGATCATGACTTCCAACGTCGGAGCAAGTGAGCTGAAACGGAGCAAATCACTAGGTTTCACATTGGATAGCGAAGATCAGAACTTCAAGGATATGAAGGCGAAAGTGACAGAGGAACTGAAGAAAGCATTCCGTCCTGAGTTCTTGAACCGTATCGATGAAACGATTGTGTTCCATCCTCTGGAGAAGAAACACATGAAGGATATCGTTACATTGATGGCAGATCAGCTTAAGAAGCGTCTTGCACAGCAGGATATCGAGTTTACGCTGACAGATGCTGTGATTGAGAAGATTGCCGATGAAGGCTTCGATCCGGAATATGGTGCGCGTCCGCTGCGCCGTGCAATCCAGAAGAATATCGAAGATTTATTATCGGAAGAGCTTCTGCGCGAGAATATCCGCAAAGGTCAACAAGTGAATATAGATGTTGATAAAGATGGTAAGTATATCGTTACGGGCAAATAA
- a CDS encoding protein arginine kinase, which produces MSLENFMSDAISPWMKENGPDCDIVMSSRIRLARNFENRTFPLIAKAEDLDDVLNFFQDSYQDAAFQDRGKMQFIRIADLSPIEKKVFVEKHLISPHLAEHAEEAGVLLSESEQVSIMVNEEDHLRIQLYLPGFQLQKALQEAFEVDDWLEQKITYAFDEERGYLTTCPTNVGTGLRASVMMHLPALTMTHQMNRLTPAINQLGLVVRGIYGEGSEAQGNIYQISNQITLGKSEQDIVEDLESVVSQLIEQERQARHTLTEELSIQLEDRIFRSYGTLRYSRIIESKEAATCLSDVRLGIDLGYIEDMPQSILNELMVLIQPGFLQHYARRSLSGRERDVLRASLIRERMHLENN; this is translated from the coding sequence ATGTCACTTGAGAATTTCATGAGTGATGCAATCAGCCCGTGGATGAAAGAAAATGGACCGGATTGCGATATAGTCATGAGCAGCCGTATTCGGTTAGCCAGGAACTTTGAGAATCGAACTTTCCCCTTAATTGCCAAGGCAGAGGATTTGGACGATGTACTTAATTTCTTCCAAGACAGCTATCAGGATGCCGCATTCCAGGATCGCGGAAAGATGCAATTCATCCGGATTGCCGATTTATCACCGATCGAGAAAAAAGTATTTGTCGAGAAACATTTGATCAGCCCTCATTTGGCAGAACACGCAGAGGAAGCAGGAGTTTTGCTAAGCGAAAGCGAACAAGTCTCTATCATGGTAAATGAGGAGGATCACCTGCGGATCCAGCTTTATTTGCCAGGCTTCCAGCTGCAAAAGGCACTGCAGGAGGCATTTGAAGTGGATGATTGGCTTGAACAGAAGATAACATATGCTTTCGATGAGGAAAGGGGTTATCTGACTACCTGTCCGACGAATGTAGGGACGGGGCTCCGGGCTTCTGTGATGATGCATCTGCCTGCTTTGACCATGACGCATCAGATGAACCGGCTGACACCGGCAATCAACCAGCTCGGACTTGTCGTTCGCGGCATTTACGGAGAAGGCAGTGAGGCTCAGGGCAATATCTATCAGATATCCAACCAGATCACCCTGGGAAAATCCGAACAGGATATTGTCGAGGATCTGGAAAGCGTAGTCAGCCAGTTGATCGAGCAGGAAAGGCAAGCTCGGCATACGCTGACAGAGGAGCTGAGCATCCAGCTGGAGGATCGGATCTTCCGTTCTTATGGTACGTTGCGGTACAGCCGTATCATTGAATCCAAGGAAGCTGCAACCTGTTTATCCGATGTTAGGTTAGGCATCGATCTTGGGTATATAGAAGATATGCCTCAATCTATACTTAATGAATTAATGGTATTGATACAGCCGGGCTTCCTTCAGCATTATGCGAGAAGGAGCCTATCTGGCAGAGAACGAGATGTATTACGTGCCTCCCTTATCAGGGAGCGGATGCATTTGGAAAATAACTGA
- a CDS encoding UvrB/UvrC motif-containing protein encodes MECQECHIRPATLHLTNVVNGQKTEMHVCEQCAKENGYVSYGQEGYSLHNLLSGLFHMNPSTVQGHKHFSQAPAALACPKCGLTYHEFTRLGKFGCASCYETFEDNLNPIFRRVHSGNTKHEGKIPKRMGSGIEKKRKIAAYRESMQQYIQAEEFEKAAELRDKIRSLEQDGREEGES; translated from the coding sequence ATGGAATGTCAAGAATGTCATATAAGGCCAGCTACATTACATTTGACGAATGTCGTCAATGGGCAGAAGACGGAAATGCATGTATGCGAGCAATGCGCCAAGGAAAACGGATATGTCTCCTACGGCCAAGAAGGGTATTCCCTGCATAACTTATTATCTGGTCTATTCCATATGAATCCATCGACTGTCCAAGGACATAAACACTTCTCTCAAGCACCGGCAGCACTTGCTTGTCCGAAGTGCGGACTCACATATCATGAGTTTACCCGCTTGGGGAAATTCGGTTGTGCATCCTGTTATGAAACATTCGAGGATAATCTGAACCCTATCTTCCGTCGGGTACACAGCGGCAATACCAAACACGAAGGCAAGATACCAAAGAGGATGGGCAGCGGTATCGAAAAGAAACGAAAAATCGCTGCATATCGGGAATCCATGCAGCAATATATTCAAGCGGAGGAATTTGAAAAAGCAGCGGAGCTCCGCGATAAGATACGTTCTTTGGAGCAGGATGGCCGGGAAGAGGGTGAGAGCTAA
- a CDS encoding CtsR family transcriptional regulator — protein sequence MSNNISDIIEAYLKQILQSTDTQEVEIKRSEVANRFQCVPSQINYVIKTRFTVEKGYLVESKRGGGGYIRIIRVKHHTEASLIDDVIEMVQPRVSQQTANNVIERLAEENILTEREAKIMLRATSRDTLAFPLPLRDEVRSRILVSMLTAIKY from the coding sequence GTGAGTAATAATATATCTGACATAATCGAGGCATATCTTAAGCAGATCCTTCAGTCAACGGATACGCAGGAAGTGGAGATAAAGCGAAGCGAAGTAGCCAATCGTTTTCAGTGCGTGCCCTCCCAAATCAACTACGTCATCAAAACGAGATTCACCGTCGAAAAGGGATATCTGGTTGAAAGCAAGCGTGGCGGCGGCGGTTATATTCGTATAATTCGGGTAAAGCATCATACGGAAGCAAGTTTGATAGACGACGTGATCGAAATGGTGCAGCCGCGAGTTTCACAGCAGACTGCCAATAACGTGATCGAACGCCTGGCAGAAGAGAATATCCTGACAGAACGGGAAGCGAAAATCATGCTTAGGGCAACCAGCCGAGATACACTAGCCTTCCCTCTTCCGCTTCGCGATGAGGTCAGGTCACGTATCCTGGTTTCAATGCTGACTGCTATCAAGTACTAG
- a CDS encoding MgtC/SapB family protein: protein MEQYYNDQFLTVMIKIIIAIFLSGAIGMERGMGNHHAGLRTHILVGVGSCLMMILSLYGFTEFSEEHDYVQFDPARIPSYVISGIGFLGAGTILVNGTTVRGLTTAASVWTVAGLGLVIGAGMYMEAVFTTIIILSILIFLNNFEKLFLSSKKQKAYLLDIELGREDSVAPIMEILERHHLALTNMKMKKYHHDSRMLHVELETRQAINEMELFEELTDLTNIKSVSTVKS from the coding sequence ATGGAGCAATACTATAACGATCAATTTTTAACGGTAATGATTAAAATAATAATTGCGATATTCCTTTCAGGTGCTATCGGGATGGAGCGTGGGATGGGTAATCATCACGCTGGTTTAAGGACTCACATCCTTGTAGGCGTGGGATCTTGTCTTATGATGATTTTATCTTTATATGGCTTTACGGAATTCAGCGAAGAGCATGACTATGTGCAATTCGATCCTGCACGTATACCTTCTTATGTCATCAGCGGGATCGGGTTCCTGGGAGCGGGGACGATCCTGGTCAATGGAACTACTGTCCGGGGTCTCACGACAGCCGCATCTGTCTGGACCGTAGCAGGCCTCGGTCTTGTGATAGGGGCAGGAATGTATATGGAGGCTGTATTCACAACCATCATCATTCTATCCATCCTCATATTCCTGAATAATTTCGAGAAACTGTTTTTGTCCAGTAAAAAGCAGAAAGCATACCTTCTCGATATTGAACTGGGCAGGGAAGATAGTGTGGCTCCCATCATGGAAATACTCGAGCGCCATCATCTGGCATTGACAAACATGAAAATGAAAAAGTATCACCATGATAGCAGGATGCTGCATGTTGAGTTGGAAACACGTCAGGCTATAAATGAAATGGAGCTCTTCGAGGAACTGACTGATCTAACCAATATCAAATCGGTCAGTACGGTGAAAAGTTAA
- the lysS gene encoding lysine--tRNA ligase: MGVNRMSEELNDQMQVRRDKMEELMNQGYNPFGARFERTHQSQELIAAFDAFSKEELEEKKAEVTIAGRLMTKRGKGKAGFAHLQDLSGQIQLYVRKDQVGDEAYELFSSADLGDIVGVTGVMFKTNVGELSVKATSFDILSKALRPLPDKFHGLTDIEQRYRQRYLDLIVNPESKQTFITRSKIIQSIRRYLDDIGYLEVETPLMHSIPGGAAARPFITHHNALDIPLYMRIAIELHLKRLIVGGLEKVYEIGRVFRNEGVSTRHNPEFTMLELYEAYGDMDTIMELTENLIAHVAKDVLGKTVIPYGEYEIDLEPKWKRLHMVDAVKEYTGVDFWKHMSDEEAKALAKENGIEIKDTMTFGHIVNEFFEQRVEDKLIQPTFIYGHPVEISPLAKKNTEDERFTDRFEVFIVGREHGNAFSELNDPIDQRQRFEAQLKEKEQGNDEAHEMDEDFLESLEYGMPPTGGLGIGIDRLIMLLTNAPSIRDVLLFPQMRNRS, from the coding sequence ATGGGAGTGAACAGGATGAGTGAAGAATTAAACGATCAGATGCAGGTGCGTCGCGATAAGATGGAAGAGCTCATGAATCAGGGTTATAACCCCTTCGGCGCCAGATTTGAGCGTACGCATCAATCACAAGAGCTTATAGCTGCTTTTGATGCTTTCAGTAAAGAAGAGCTGGAAGAGAAAAAAGCAGAAGTTACCATAGCAGGCCGTCTGATGACGAAGCGAGGAAAAGGTAAGGCTGGTTTTGCGCATTTGCAGGACTTAAGCGGCCAGATTCAGCTTTATGTACGTAAGGATCAGGTTGGGGATGAAGCGTATGAGCTATTCAGCAGTGCGGATCTAGGTGACATCGTCGGTGTTACAGGTGTTATGTTCAAGACGAATGTAGGGGAGCTTTCCGTTAAGGCAACTTCCTTTGATATCTTGTCCAAGGCGCTTCGTCCGCTTCCTGATAAATTCCATGGCTTGACGGATATTGAGCAGCGTTATCGTCAGCGCTATCTTGATTTGATCGTTAATCCAGAATCGAAGCAAACGTTCATCACTCGCAGCAAGATCATCCAAAGTATCCGCCGTTACCTTGACGATATCGGATACTTGGAAGTTGAAACACCATTAATGCACAGCATCCCGGGTGGAGCGGCAGCTCGTCCGTTCATTACCCACCATAATGCTTTGGATATACCGCTTTATATGCGTATAGCGATCGAGCTTCACCTGAAACGTCTCATTGTGGGCGGATTGGAGAAGGTATACGAAATTGGCCGTGTATTCCGTAATGAGGGAGTATCCACACGTCATAATCCTGAGTTCACGATGCTTGAGCTATACGAAGCATATGGTGATATGGATACGATCATGGAACTGACAGAAAACCTGATCGCCCATGTGGCGAAAGATGTACTAGGTAAAACGGTCATCCCTTACGGTGAGTATGAAATAGATCTTGAACCGAAGTGGAAACGCCTGCACATGGTCGATGCTGTAAAAGAATATACAGGCGTTGATTTCTGGAAGCATATGAGCGATGAAGAGGCAAAAGCCCTGGCGAAGGAAAATGGGATCGAAATCAAAGATACAATGACATTCGGGCATATTGTAAATGAATTCTTTGAACAGCGCGTAGAGGACAAGCTTATCCAGCCTACCTTCATCTATGGCCATCCGGTAGAGATTTCTCCATTGGCGAAGAAGAATACGGAAGATGAGCGTTTTACTGACCGCTTTGAAGTATTCATCGTAGGAAGAGAGCATGGTAATGCGTTCTCCGAGCTGAACGATCCAATCGATCAGCGCCAGCGTTTCGAAGCCCAGCTGAAAGAGAAAGAGCAAGGCAATGACGAAGCACATGAAATGGATGAGGACTTCCTGGAGTCACTTGAGTATGGTATGCCGCCTACAGGAGGATTGGGCATTGGTATCGACCGCCTGATCATGCTGCTGACGAATGCTCCATCCATCCGGGATGTATTACTCTTCCCGCAAATGCGGAATCGTTCCTGA